Proteins co-encoded in one Spirosoma endbachense genomic window:
- a CDS encoding DUF2252 family protein, whose translation MKKFTQNSLVNRIRQADSSRQPEHLPLKYKAMRESAFRFFRATPYLFYQDWMVDTMFKGHPHSWVCGDFHLENLGSYRADNGQVYFDINDFDESILAPCTVDVARLLTSLFVAAPDLNLSPLSSQMLARKFLEAYCQTLIRGKPRSLERETAQGVLKQFLNRAADQTQSELIDEHTKGRGQDRRLKSKKGAIITFSDMERDRLLAWLNPILSQRDGARPLDIAFRIAGTNSLGLNRYVALIQTAAGKRKLLDIKAARPSVALPYFADQQPNWPNEATRIVTLQQRLQDVSPGGLSSQEGPEQEFFVMRVLQPQADRLKILTKSMRKGDRLLKLLNRVAQLLASAHLRSGGQQGSAITDDLIAFAKNPLWVSEVIEKSEAYSHQVQQDYLNFCSLKDNELITS comes from the coding sequence ATGAAAAAGTTTACCCAAAACTCCCTAGTCAATCGAATTCGACAAGCCGATTCTTCTCGCCAGCCTGAACATTTGCCCCTGAAATATAAAGCCATGCGGGAAAGCGCTTTCCGTTTCTTCCGGGCCACTCCTTATTTATTTTACCAGGACTGGATGGTGGACACAATGTTTAAGGGTCATCCTCATTCATGGGTATGTGGTGACTTTCACCTCGAAAACCTGGGCTCATATCGAGCCGATAATGGACAGGTGTATTTTGACATCAACGACTTTGACGAATCCATACTGGCTCCCTGCACCGTCGATGTGGCCCGCCTGCTCACTAGTCTGTTTGTGGCCGCTCCAGACCTCAACTTGTCTCCACTGTCAAGTCAGATGCTAGCCAGAAAGTTTTTGGAAGCCTATTGTCAGACCTTGATACGAGGCAAACCTCGCTCCCTTGAGCGTGAAACCGCTCAAGGTGTTCTGAAACAGTTCCTGAATCGGGCAGCCGACCAGACACAGAGCGAATTAATTGACGAGCATACCAAGGGCCGTGGCCAGGATCGTCGGCTGAAATCCAAAAAAGGGGCTATCATCACCTTTTCTGACATGGAGCGAGATCGGCTCCTGGCTTGGTTAAACCCAATCTTATCCCAACGAGATGGAGCTCGTCCACTTGATATTGCCTTCCGGATTGCTGGTACGAACAGTCTGGGCTTAAATCGATACGTGGCTTTAATCCAGACGGCAGCCGGTAAACGAAAACTGCTGGACATTAAAGCAGCAAGGCCCTCTGTTGCATTACCTTATTTTGCCGATCAGCAACCGAATTGGCCAAACGAGGCCACTCGAATCGTAACCCTACAGCAACGGTTGCAGGATGTTTCACCTGGTGGGTTAAGTTCACAGGAAGGGCCTGAGCAGGAATTCTTTGTGATGCGTGTCCTTCAACCACAAGCTGATCGGCTTAAGATCTTAACCAAATCAATGCGTAAAGGCGACCGGCTGTTGAAACTGCTTAATCGGGTGGCTCAACTACTGGCGTCGGCACATCTACGAAGCGGTGGTCAACAGGGATCAGCGATCACCGACGACTTGATTGCCTTTGCTAAAAACCCGTTGTGGGTGTCTGAAGTGATCGAGAAAAGTGAAGCCTATTCGCATCAGGTTCAGCAGGATTACCTGAATTTCTGTTCACTTAAAGACAATGAGTTAATCACCAGCTAA
- a CDS encoding sterol desaturase family protein produces the protein MERLVDYFEHIPSLHRSLILVGGITIFWLIESAFPLFQFSQTAPGYRKFAHAGINIFFTVTTILVNFCLAFLLLRTSDWAVEHQVGLLPWLVLPLWTEALVGLMALDLVGAWLPHWTQHKVKFLWRFHLIHHTDTYVDTTTANRHHPGESVIRFAFTMLAILVTGAPMWLVFLYQALSVLLSQFNHANIELPRWADRLLGLIIVTPNMHHVHHHYVLPVTNTNYGNIFPYWDHLFGTYHKMAGKDIQYGIDTHLKPREHSHIGNLLTIPFQKYRPPVGDIAPRQKELQS, from the coding sequence ATGGAGCGTTTAGTCGACTACTTTGAGCACATTCCGTCGCTACATCGAAGCCTGATTCTGGTAGGTGGCATCACTATTTTCTGGCTGATCGAAAGTGCATTTCCCCTGTTTCAGTTTTCGCAGACCGCGCCTGGCTACCGGAAGTTTGCCCATGCAGGCATTAATATTTTCTTTACAGTTACAACGATTCTGGTTAATTTCTGCCTGGCTTTTCTCCTGTTGCGCACCAGCGACTGGGCTGTAGAACATCAGGTCGGTTTGTTGCCATGGCTGGTTCTGCCACTTTGGACCGAAGCACTTGTCGGGCTGATGGCGTTAGATCTGGTTGGCGCATGGCTACCTCACTGGACCCAGCACAAGGTTAAATTTCTGTGGCGGTTTCACCTGATTCATCATACCGATACCTACGTCGATACCACCACCGCCAATCGCCACCATCCCGGCGAAAGCGTAATTCGGTTCGCCTTCACGATGCTGGCTATATTAGTCACTGGCGCGCCTATGTGGCTTGTTTTTTTGTATCAGGCTCTGTCGGTGCTTTTGTCGCAGTTTAACCATGCCAATATTGAGTTACCTCGCTGGGCCGATCGGCTTTTAGGATTGATCATCGTGACACCTAACATGCATCATGTTCATCATCATTATGTTTTGCCGGTTACCAATACAAACTATGGTAATATTTTTCCGTACTGGGATCATCTGTTTGGCACTTACCATAAAATGGCAGGCAAAGACATCCAGTATGGTATCGATACGCACCTGAAGCCTCGTGAACATTCGCATATTGGCAATCTGTTAACGATTCCATTCCAGAAATACCGCCCGCCCGTGGGCGACATAGCCCCACGCCAAAAAGAACTCCAATCGTGA
- the trxA gene encoding thioredoxin — MAAGSHAVEATDANFNELINSDKPVLVDFWAEWCGPCKMIGPVVEQLAGEYEGRAVVAKMDVDQNAQIPAKFGIRSIPTLMVFKNGQLVDKVIGAVPRNVLEQKLQAALEPTTV; from the coding sequence ATGGCAGCAGGATCACATGCCGTCGAAGCGACCGATGCGAACTTCAACGAACTGATTAATTCCGATAAGCCGGTTTTAGTAGATTTTTGGGCCGAATGGTGCGGTCCATGTAAAATGATCGGACCAGTTGTTGAGCAACTCGCTGGCGAATACGAAGGCAGAGCCGTTGTGGCTAAAATGGACGTTGATCAGAACGCCCAGATTCCAGCTAAGTTTGGCATTCGTAGCATTCCGACGTTGATGGTGTTCAAAAACGGCCAATTAGTCGATAAAGTTATCGGTGCCGTTCCACGCAACGTCCTTGAGCAGAAATTACAGGCTGCTCTGGAACCAACAACGGTATAA
- a CDS encoding pyruvate dehydrogenase complex dihydrolipoamide acetyltransferase, giving the protein MAELIRMPKMSDTMTEGVIAEWHKKVGDKVKSGDVLAEVETDKATMDLESYEEGTLLYIGVEKGASVPVDGVLAIIGADGEDYKALLNGSSGGSQEAAAPKEEPKSAPSPNGAAPAPSGAASGETATQLPAPQAVAAAPAESVNASVIRMPKMSDTMTEGTIVAWHKKEGDTVKSGDILAEVETDKATMDLEAYEEGTLLYIGVKEGSAVAVDDIIAVVGEKGANFNVLLDGGTAPQATGQQAATGEGGSQTAQQNPQASVAANADTDLSYGGGAGDVSESNGRLKASPLAKRIAEEKGINLAQVHGSGPEGRIVKSDVESFVPGTPAAKPAPAQPATPAPAPAVAQAAPTPVAAPQPQGEYEDVPVSQMRKTIARRLSESLFTAPHFYLTMEINMDKAMELRGTVNGVSPVKVSFNDFVIKAAALALKQHPNVNSSWLGDKIRKYKYVNIGVAVAVDEGLLVPVVRNADQKTLSTISGEVKEMAAKAKEKKLQPKDWEGSTFSISNLGMFGIEEFTAIINPPDSCILAVGAIKQTVKVENGEIKPTNVMKVTLSCDHRVVDGATGSSFLQTVKQLLEDPMRMLV; this is encoded by the coding sequence ATGGCTGAATTAATCCGAATGCCCAAGATGAGCGACACAATGACCGAAGGCGTCATTGCGGAATGGCACAAAAAAGTGGGCGATAAAGTAAAATCCGGCGACGTGCTGGCTGAAGTCGAAACAGATAAAGCAACGATGGACCTCGAATCCTACGAAGAAGGTACGTTGTTGTACATCGGTGTCGAAAAAGGTGCATCAGTACCTGTCGACGGTGTTTTGGCGATCATTGGTGCCGATGGCGAAGACTACAAAGCATTGCTGAATGGGTCTAGCGGAGGAAGCCAGGAAGCGGCAGCTCCCAAAGAAGAACCTAAGTCGGCTCCATCGCCAAATGGGGCTGCTCCAGCGCCGAGCGGTGCAGCAAGTGGCGAAACCGCTACTCAGTTACCCGCTCCACAGGCTGTTGCTGCTGCCCCGGCAGAGAGTGTTAATGCATCGGTCATTCGGATGCCGAAGATGAGCGATACGATGACGGAAGGGACCATCGTAGCCTGGCATAAAAAAGAAGGTGATACGGTTAAGTCAGGTGATATTCTGGCCGAAGTCGAAACCGACAAAGCCACGATGGATCTGGAAGCTTACGAAGAAGGTACGCTGCTGTACATTGGCGTGAAAGAAGGCTCAGCCGTGGCTGTAGACGATATCATTGCCGTTGTCGGTGAAAAAGGTGCCAACTTCAACGTATTGCTGGATGGCGGTACCGCTCCGCAAGCTACTGGCCAACAGGCCGCTACAGGCGAAGGTGGTTCGCAGACAGCTCAACAGAATCCACAGGCCAGCGTAGCCGCTAATGCCGATACCGATCTGTCATATGGTGGTGGCGCAGGTGATGTTTCTGAATCGAACGGACGTCTGAAAGCGTCGCCGTTGGCGAAGCGGATTGCCGAAGAAAAAGGAATTAATCTGGCTCAGGTTCACGGATCAGGCCCTGAAGGTCGCATCGTGAAAAGCGATGTTGAATCGTTTGTTCCTGGTACGCCAGCTGCTAAACCAGCTCCTGCTCAACCAGCAACTCCCGCACCAGCTCCTGCTGTTGCCCAGGCTGCACCAACACCTGTTGCTGCTCCTCAGCCACAAGGTGAATACGAAGATGTACCGGTCAGCCAGATGCGCAAAACGATTGCCCGTCGGTTGAGCGAAAGCCTGTTTACGGCTCCGCATTTCTACCTGACCATGGAAATCAACATGGACAAGGCGATGGAGTTGCGCGGAACGGTCAATGGTGTCAGCCCCGTGAAGGTGTCGTTCAACGATTTTGTGATTAAAGCGGCCGCACTGGCGCTGAAACAACATCCGAATGTGAACTCATCGTGGTTGGGCGACAAAATCCGGAAATACAAATACGTCAATATTGGTGTGGCAGTAGCCGTTGATGAAGGCTTACTGGTTCCGGTTGTTCGTAATGCTGATCAGAAAACACTATCGACGATTTCGGGCGAAGTGAAAGAAATGGCAGCTAAAGCGAAAGAAAAAAAGCTACAACCGAAAGATTGGGAGGGAAGTACATTCTCAATTTCGAACCTGGGTATGTTCGGTATCGAAGAATTTACGGCGATTATTAACCCGCCCGATTCGTGCATTCTGGCCGTTGGCGCAATCAAGCAAACCGTGAAAGTAGAAAACGGTGAGATCAAGCCGACCAATGTTATGAAAGTAACGCTCTCCTGCGACCACCGCGTGGTTGACGGCGCTACGGGTTCTTCGTTCCTGCAAACGGTTAAGCAATTGCTCGAAGATCCGATGCGGATGCTGGTCTAA
- a CDS encoding class I SAM-dependent rRNA methyltransferase: MSFTKIYLQAGRDEAVRRFHPWVFSRAIGRYEGNPEDGDVVEVFDRKGHYLASGHYHDGSIAIRIFSFGATTGGPVTPDVAYWTDKLTHIRSIRQAIVTGDTNCYRLVHGEGDGCTGLILDVYNGVVVLQAHSIGMHRERQMITEALRNVFGNELQAVYDKSADTLPDEYGASVTNGYLYGRTPVPHPVQENGNTFLIDWITGQKTGFFLDQRDNRQLLAQYAPGKKVLNAFCYSGGFSVYALKAGASLVHSVDVSQKAIDLTKQNVGANFGETDKHEAYAEDVMHYLKASETSPDDHQYDVVVLDPPAFAKSLSARHRAVQGYKRLNAEGLRRVAKGGILFTFSCSQVVDRELFYNTIVAAAIEAGRQVRVLHHLSQPADHPVSLFHPEGGYLKGLVLWVE, translated from the coding sequence ATGTCATTTACTAAAATATATCTACAGGCCGGGCGTGATGAAGCCGTCCGGCGATTTCATCCCTGGGTCTTTTCACGGGCCATTGGGCGTTACGAAGGAAATCCTGAAGACGGCGATGTGGTTGAAGTATTCGACCGAAAAGGACATTATCTGGCCAGCGGTCATTACCACGACGGTAGCATCGCTATCCGTATTTTCTCGTTCGGGGCTACGACTGGTGGGCCAGTAACGCCCGATGTGGCCTACTGGACTGACAAATTAACCCACATTCGCAGCATTCGGCAGGCCATTGTAACAGGCGACACCAACTGTTATAGGCTCGTTCATGGTGAGGGTGATGGCTGCACGGGCCTGATTCTGGACGTGTATAATGGCGTTGTCGTTTTGCAGGCGCACTCGATCGGAATGCACCGCGAACGCCAGATGATTACCGAAGCATTGAGAAATGTATTTGGGAATGAATTGCAGGCCGTATATGACAAAAGCGCCGATACACTTCCCGACGAATACGGAGCCAGTGTCACAAACGGTTACCTGTATGGCCGAACGCCCGTTCCGCATCCGGTACAGGAAAATGGAAATACATTTCTGATTGACTGGATTACGGGACAAAAAACCGGTTTTTTTCTTGATCAGCGCGACAATCGTCAACTGCTGGCCCAATACGCTCCCGGTAAGAAAGTCTTAAACGCTTTCTGTTATTCGGGTGGGTTTTCGGTATATGCGCTCAAAGCCGGGGCGAGTCTGGTTCATTCGGTCGATGTTTCACAGAAGGCCATCGACCTGACGAAGCAAAATGTAGGGGCTAATTTTGGCGAAACAGACAAACACGAAGCCTATGCCGAAGATGTCATGCATTATTTGAAAGCCAGTGAAACTTCGCCGGACGATCATCAGTATGATGTCGTAGTGCTCGATCCGCCAGCGTTTGCGAAAAGTTTGTCAGCGCGGCACCGCGCTGTGCAGGGATACAAACGACTGAATGCGGAAGGACTACGCCGGGTGGCAAAAGGTGGTATCCTGTTTACATTTTCCTGTTCACAGGTTGTGGACCGGGAACTGTTCTATAATACTATCGTGGCAGCGGCCATTGAAGCTGGTCGGCAAGTACGCGTTTTACATCATCTGAGCCAGCCTGCCGACCACCCTGTCAGCTTATTCCATCCAGAGGGGGGGTATCTGAAGGGGCTGGTATTGTGGGTTGAATAG
- a CDS encoding type II toxin-antitoxin system RelE/ParE family toxin — protein sequence MDKSLSGGFAVIFDFYAAYSNSLADRIVSRIIDRVDLLKKGFLEIGQIEPLLFDHPGKPRYLLEGYHKIIYRIIDSQHVLILTVFDVRQDPGRLTVRFE from the coding sequence ATGGACAAATCCCTCTCTGGAGGATTTGCAGTCATCTTTGATTTCTATGCTGCTTATTCTAATTCGCTGGCTGACCGAATCGTTAGTCGAATTATAGATCGGGTTGATTTATTAAAAAAAGGCTTTCTGGAAATAGGCCAGATTGAGCCGCTACTTTTCGACCATCCGGGCAAACCTCGTTATTTGTTGGAAGGATACCACAAAATAATCTATCGGATCATCGACTCTCAGCACGTTTTAATACTTACCGTTTTCGATGTTCGGCAAGATCCTGGCCGTCTGACAGTGCGATTTGAGTAA
- the sufB gene encoding Fe-S cluster assembly protein SufB translates to MSKDADILESITNAEYKYGFETLIEADEAPMGLDESTIRFISAKKNEPDWLLENRLKAFRLWQEMIEPHWPNVKYPKIDYQAIKYYSAPKQKKTVNSLDEIDPELLDTFKRLGISLNEQKRLAGVVDGVQTELPRVAVDAVMDSVSVATTFKKDLAERGIIFCSITEAVHEHPELVKKYLGSVVPAKDNYFAALNAAVFTDGSFCYIPKGVRCPMELSTYFRINAAGTGQFERTLIIADEGSYVSYLEGCTAPMRDENQLHAAVVELIAMANAEIKYSTVQNWYPGDKEGKGGIYNFVTKRGICDGPNAKISWTQVETGSAITWKYPSVILKGDNSIGEFYSVAVTNNMQQADTGTKMIHIGKNTKSRIVSKGISAGKSQNSYRGLVQVMKRAENARNYSQCDSLLLGDKCGAHTFPYLEVNNPSATVEHEATTSKIGEDQLFYCNQRGIPTEQAVALIINGYAKEVLNQLPMEFAVEAQKLLAISLEGSVG, encoded by the coding sequence ATGAGCAAGGACGCTGACATTTTAGAAAGCATAACCAACGCCGAATATAAATACGGATTCGAAACACTGATCGAAGCTGACGAAGCCCCCATGGGCCTTGATGAAAGCACGATTCGTTTTATTTCCGCCAAGAAAAATGAACCAGACTGGTTACTCGAAAACCGGCTGAAAGCGTTTCGGTTATGGCAGGAGATGATTGAACCACATTGGCCGAATGTCAAATACCCTAAGATTGACTATCAGGCCATTAAGTACTACTCGGCTCCCAAACAGAAGAAAACGGTTAATTCCCTCGACGAAATTGACCCTGAATTACTCGATACGTTCAAACGACTTGGTATTTCGTTGAACGAACAGAAACGACTGGCTGGTGTAGTTGACGGCGTCCAGACTGAACTGCCCCGTGTTGCCGTCGATGCGGTAATGGACTCTGTATCAGTGGCCACAACGTTCAAAAAAGACCTTGCTGAACGCGGCATCATTTTCTGCTCGATTACCGAAGCTGTTCATGAACATCCTGAACTGGTAAAAAAATACCTTGGTTCGGTTGTTCCGGCGAAAGACAACTACTTCGCTGCCCTCAATGCAGCAGTATTTACTGACGGTTCGTTCTGTTACATTCCAAAAGGCGTTCGCTGCCCTATGGAATTATCGACCTATTTCCGTATTAATGCGGCTGGTACGGGCCAGTTCGAGCGGACACTGATCATTGCCGACGAAGGTTCGTACGTGAGTTATCTCGAAGGCTGTACGGCTCCCATGCGGGACGAGAATCAGCTTCACGCAGCTGTGGTCGAGTTAATTGCGATGGCCAATGCCGAAATTAAATACTCGACGGTACAGAACTGGTATCCGGGTGATAAAGAAGGAAAAGGCGGAATTTACAACTTCGTGACCAAACGTGGTATCTGCGATGGCCCGAATGCCAAGATCTCCTGGACACAGGTTGAAACGGGATCAGCCATCACCTGGAAATACCCTTCAGTAATTCTGAAAGGCGATAATTCGATTGGTGAGTTTTATTCGGTAGCTGTCACGAACAACATGCAGCAGGCTGATACGGGCACCAAAATGATCCATATCGGCAAGAACACCAAGAGCCGGATTGTGTCGAAAGGCATATCGGCCGGTAAGAGCCAGAACTCGTACCGTGGCCTGGTTCAGGTGATGAAACGCGCCGAAAATGCCCGTAACTACTCGCAGTGTGATTCGCTGCTGCTCGGCGATAAGTGCGGGGCCCACACCTTCCCGTATCTGGAAGTAAACAATCCCTCAGCCACCGTTGAGCACGAGGCCACTACCTCTAAAATCGGCGAAGACCAATTGTTCTACTGCAACCAGCGCGGTATTCCAACCGAACAGGCCGTAGCGCTGATCATCAACGGTTACGCTAAAGAAGTGCTGAACCAACTGCCGATGGAGTTTGCTGTAGAAGCACAAAAACTGCTGGCAATCAGTCTGGAAGGAAGCGTTGGGTAA
- a CDS encoding DoxX family protein, with translation MTNNQLAQLVMRIGLGINMLMHGLVRIPKLTTFVAKTGAGFSKTILPEILTNAFLYTLPFLEFASGVLILIGGQFGRWGYVLGGAIIGVLLFGTTLKEDWASAGNQMIYVIAFYLALRGLDGNSRNRYR, from the coding sequence ATGACCAATAATCAATTAGCCCAGCTCGTAATGCGTATTGGGCTGGGTATCAACATGCTCATGCATGGCCTTGTGCGAATTCCCAAATTAACAACATTCGTGGCTAAAACCGGAGCCGGTTTCTCCAAAACGATTCTTCCCGAAATTCTTACGAATGCTTTTCTGTATACTCTGCCGTTTTTAGAATTCGCAAGTGGGGTCCTGATTCTGATTGGCGGGCAATTTGGTCGATGGGGCTATGTGCTTGGTGGGGCAATCATCGGTGTATTACTATTCGGAACTACGCTTAAAGAAGATTGGGCTAGTGCGGGTAACCAAATGATCTATGTCATAGCTTTTTACCTGGCCTTACGCGGTCTGGATGGCAATAGCCGCAATCGGTATCGGTGA
- a CDS encoding carboxypeptidase-like regulatory domain-containing protein — MKTLRNSAYLLLVSMTLLFNQCQPVTKDLAPVQSKGSANSSARIDPSSCSSGLSSINATVGNYRVTFKSVAQQGSTYVWEYEIAKVGNGGGPLYLSMGCVTKDDYDFVSIADNNLNSSEEGFTHGKDCSDNEGNFLKVAGLNSAFNGSNPPTVVSLKIGLKVDVDQTAGHVSSIAVGSCDLQPMVTPGCYHLCGVVKQAQCDDLPPTVVVGATVTITNGTSSFTAVTDADGSYCFCGIPAGNYTVSVLDQTTDVTIQPASVDELLITIPAHCNACSFSQGYYFRSPVGTAASVSYWPLSIGGKSYSRIQGIAIFNARAGGYANISNCFTQVAAIKLSAALGHLTLSGALQANVTIVETYLVGLGYQLDPSNSLAFPSNTKLPKTSGGISSSAAVTAAGAISSWIEANHCTEVPF; from the coding sequence ATGAAAACGCTCCGTAATTCCGCCTATTTACTGTTAGTAAGTATGACACTACTTTTTAACCAGTGTCAGCCTGTGACAAAGGATCTGGCTCCCGTTCAATCGAAAGGAAGCGCAAACTCATCAGCCCGCATTGATCCATCTTCCTGTTCATCTGGATTGTCGTCGATAAACGCAACGGTTGGTAATTACAGGGTTACCTTTAAGTCTGTCGCCCAGCAAGGGAGTACATATGTTTGGGAGTATGAGATAGCTAAAGTTGGCAATGGTGGTGGCCCACTCTATTTAAGCATGGGTTGCGTAACAAAAGACGATTACGATTTTGTAAGCATTGCTGACAACAACCTTAATAGCAGTGAAGAAGGATTTACGCATGGTAAAGATTGTAGTGATAATGAGGGTAATTTCTTGAAAGTTGCGGGCCTGAATAGTGCTTTTAATGGCAGTAATCCGCCAACGGTTGTTAGTTTGAAGATTGGTTTAAAAGTTGATGTGGATCAAACCGCAGGCCATGTATCCAGTATAGCTGTCGGCAGCTGTGATCTTCAGCCTATGGTAACACCAGGATGTTATCACCTGTGCGGTGTCGTCAAACAGGCACAATGTGATGATCTTCCCCCAACAGTTGTGGTGGGTGCTACGGTCACGATCACAAATGGTACGAGTAGCTTCACGGCCGTAACCGATGCCGATGGAAGCTATTGCTTCTGTGGAATACCCGCCGGTAATTATACCGTTTCGGTACTTGACCAAACAACGGATGTAACAATTCAGCCAGCGTCGGTAGATGAGTTGCTGATTACAATACCTGCCCATTGTAATGCGTGTTCGTTCAGTCAGGGGTATTACTTCCGGTCTCCGGTTGGTACTGCAGCGTCGGTGAGCTATTGGCCATTGAGCATTGGCGGGAAGTCTTATTCACGGATACAAGGTATTGCCATTTTCAATGCCCGCGCTGGAGGATATGCTAACATCTCCAATTGTTTCACGCAGGTTGCCGCCATAAAATTAAGTGCTGCTTTAGGTCACCTGACACTGAGTGGTGCTCTGCAGGCAAATGTCACCATCGTAGAGACCTACCTGGTAGGGCTGGGCTATCAATTGGATCCATCCAATAGCCTGGCTTTTCCCTCCAATACGAAACTGCCAAAAACAAGTGGAGGTATCTCGTCGTCTGCTGCCGTTACGGCAGCGGGGGCCATTAGCAGTTGGATTGAAGCTAATCATTGCACAGAAGTGCCATTTTGA
- a CDS encoding alpha/beta fold hydrolase, producing MIYKLFVTLLLLSIRVDAQTSREPLFTSFDGTKIHYDILGEGKPVVLLHGFISTSESWKRAPVRQALVDAGFKVVMLDLRGNGLSDKPHTAEAYRDNAELKDVMALMNHLGLKNYDVVGYSRGAILTAKLLTMDKQVHRAVMGGISVDFSDPNWYRRKNFHEALTKPGSHPELQGAIDYAKKSGADTVVLARLQEFQPVTTRAELAKIKVPLLVVNGDKDKDNGDPQTLVDAVPGSHLVVVPGDHGGAMRTPEFATAVVTFLKEK from the coding sequence ATGATTTATAAACTGTTCGTTACGCTCCTTCTCCTGAGCATTCGGGTAGATGCCCAAACAAGCCGGGAGCCCCTATTTACGTCTTTCGATGGAACGAAAATTCATTATGACATTTTGGGAGAAGGCAAACCAGTGGTGCTTCTGCACGGCTTCATCAGCACCAGTGAGAGCTGGAAACGAGCCCCTGTTCGGCAGGCGCTGGTCGATGCGGGTTTCAAAGTTGTTATGCTCGATTTGCGCGGGAATGGCCTGTCCGACAAACCGCACACTGCCGAAGCCTACCGCGACAATGCCGAACTCAAAGATGTCATGGCCTTGATGAACCACCTCGGCCTAAAAAACTATGATGTGGTTGGTTATTCGCGGGGAGCTATTTTAACGGCAAAATTACTGACAATGGATAAGCAGGTGCACCGGGCCGTTATGGGGGGCATCAGTGTCGATTTCTCCGATCCAAACTGGTATCGGCGCAAAAATTTCCATGAAGCCCTGACCAAACCGGGCAGCCATCCCGAATTGCAGGGAGCTATTGATTACGCCAAAAAATCTGGAGCCGACACGGTGGTACTGGCTCGTTTACAGGAGTTTCAGCCCGTTACTACGCGGGCCGAGTTAGCGAAAATAAAAGTCCCCTTACTCGTTGTCAACGGCGACAAGGATAAAGATAACGGTGATCCGCAAACGCTGGTCGATGCAGTGCCGGGTTCGCATCTGGTGGTCGTGCCGGGCGATCATGGTGGAGCCATGCGAACCCCCGAGTTCGCTACGGCCGTGGTAACATTTTTGAAAGAAAAATAA
- a CDS encoding sugar phosphate isomerase/epimerase family protein: MQPENHTSRRNFIKSATGLITGLSGIDILARQTSSDQASAGFSLPLGVCTSYDKASLVKGLGYSFVEESVGRFLIPDLGDGQYEKNRQALKTENVPVRSYIYFFPGTLKSVGPELHHEAILQRADLALKRAKECGSKNIVFGSGGSRAIPDGFDRATAKAQHIALCQKMAPIAEKYGVTLAVEPLNRGETNFINSLAEGVEIIQAVNNPWFRLQCDIYHMLKEDEKPEEIIKYGQYIVHCHIAEKQSRTPPGVKGDDFKPYFRALKQIKYQGGLSLECVWADFDNEVKQGLSVVKKQLAEV, translated from the coding sequence ATGCAACCGGAAAACCATACATCCAGAAGAAATTTTATAAAATCTGCCACTGGACTTATAACCGGACTATCCGGTATTGATATACTGGCTCGACAGACGAGTTCCGATCAGGCCAGTGCTGGCTTTTCGCTGCCGTTGGGTGTTTGTACCTCTTATGACAAGGCCAGTCTGGTAAAGGGTTTGGGGTATTCATTTGTGGAGGAAAGTGTGGGCCGGTTTCTAATTCCAGATTTGGGTGATGGTCAATACGAAAAAAATCGGCAGGCGCTGAAAACCGAGAACGTTCCGGTTCGATCCTATATTTACTTTTTTCCGGGCACGCTAAAGTCAGTGGGACCGGAACTGCATCATGAGGCTATTTTACAACGGGCCGATCTGGCTCTCAAGCGGGCGAAAGAATGCGGCTCGAAGAATATTGTCTTTGGCAGTGGTGGTTCGCGGGCTATTCCTGATGGGTTTGATCGGGCTACTGCCAAAGCACAACATATCGCTCTGTGTCAGAAGATGGCTCCCATAGCCGAAAAATACGGGGTTACTCTGGCGGTTGAACCACTGAACCGGGGAGAGACTAATTTTATCAATAGCCTGGCGGAAGGAGTAGAAATTATTCAGGCCGTTAATAATCCCTGGTTCCGGTTGCAATGTGATATCTACCACATGCTCAAAGAAGACGAGAAGCCGGAGGAGATCATAAAATATGGCCAGTACATAGTCCATTGCCACATCGCCGAAAAACAGAGCCGCACACCACCCGGTGTAAAAGGGGATGATTTCAAGCCTTATTTCCGTGCTTTGAAACAAATAAAGTACCAGGGAGGATTGTCCCTGGAATGTGTCTGGGCCGATTTTGACAATGAAGTAAAGCAGGGCCTATCGGTTGTCAAGAAACAGTTGGCCGAAGTTTGA